The stretch of DNA AtggtgtcaaaaaaaaaagtcaattcaattcaatatgCCTTAATATATATGTATTAGTTTTCTTATTGATTTCGAactaatttgatatttttgaccTTCTCCAAGTTTGATGTTTGACCGTTTTTCTCGTTGCTTATTGTCGACTTGTCGTTTGTTGTAGGTTGTTGGTTCTTGGACGTGTTTTGTGAGTGTTGATGGTTGatccatcaatttttttattgttggttTGTGCTTCAAATGTTCATGCatgaatggattctctcaatttattttttctcatgttcCTCAATTTATTTAATCACCATCTTTTAATTCAcattttctcctttttcttttctctctcatgCATGTCTCTTTTACAACCTAATTTCGCTCTCATATATAAGTGTGTCTCCAACTTTTGTGCTCTTTATCACTGTTCGTTTGTTAGTGTGTGGATTTATTAGGTGAGATTTTATATGTCTCTCCAACTTTTGTACtcttttactttttattaatttaattttcatttgctcaaaaaaaaaaaaaaactgagtgtgcattttatatggaaaatttgactttattttttttttttgttctgaaATTTGACCAAACCTTTTTTCTTAGACCAAGTTTGCTATACTTCAAATCTCATATGCCGCATTTTATTCGGTGAGACCTATATTATctattaataatttgaaagtaTTTACTCAATAGTTAATGAAAACAAGTCATAtatttgcatgtagtactcacAACTAACTTTTAACCAACTTTTACTTTAATTGATTGTTgcataaatattttcaaattatcaaggaataatggaaaaaaatatattatattttctactGAGCATAACGCAAGCTTGTAAATACATTTGCGAAAGTACTATTAATAAAAACCGATCCTTTCTAtgctttttcaatttttaggtTTTGCAGATCGAAAAGTTATAAACTAAAAAGTAAAACGTCTttcactagtttttttttttttataagttttaaaacgaaaaaataaaatcaattttcaaaactaccattttaaaaatagtttattaaacaaattttttgtattttaatttcttaaaaaaaaattgagaaggAAATCAAACAGACAGTTAACATACAAATATGTGTATATAAATAATTTCTCAATCAAATAAATTACACCATCTCACAATCTTTAATTTCTTTGCAATTTCATTACATACAacaaaacaatggaatttatttattgtaatattCTTGACAATACAAATCAAATAGTGAATGGAAAGACTATAACAAGCCGTTAATAATCATCCATGCACGTACAAGAATCAAACACTCATCAAAAGGaattaagaaaacaaacaaaaacccaCAAATAATAACACAATGATACATTGATATTTATTGTGTATATGTATACGACATATCACACTTAATAGGCACATTGGAAATCACGTGGGACTTTCCTTGAACAAACATTGAGAAGCAAGCTAAGTGAAATTGGAAGATTAAGATTAATGCCCAAAATGTTAGCTTTAAGGGCAGTGCAAAGACATGCTGCAGCTTCAAGATCAACAAGGCCATTTAGAAGGGAACAACAAGGGGTCACTGGTGGGTGACCTAATGTTATATTCAACAATCCATTTAGGACATTGGCACATACACCAAGTTTGAGTGCATCACGTGGGCATGATCCACTTGAAGGGGTTGGGTTAGGATTTGGATTTGGCTTTGGTTTTGGGCTTGGGTTTGGTGTAGGGTTGCATTGGTAACCGCAAGCTGAAACAAGTGAAAAAAATAGGAGGTTGATTGTGAGGAAAATAGCAAGAGTGGAACAAGTTTTGGAAGCCATCTTAATTAAATTATTCTTGTAGTGGCTAAGTACTATAAGAGCTTAATTAAGAGAATAAGAGTGGATGTGAAGATTATTAGTGGTAAATGGGGTTTATATAGTGTTCATGGTGTGTTTTGGAACATGCCAAGTGGGGTGAGTTGGGTAGGAACTAACCCTAATCAATAATAgctatattaattataaaaaaattaaatgaatttgAGATAAGTTAAGATTATGATGCAATCATGTAAGACATTAATTTTAGCTGGCAgagtatatatagtatatacccATAAAATAGGTTTTGGATACTTGTGTGTTGATGTGTGGCAAAAATGAAATTGCAACGTTTAAgcatttttatttagttttttctaCACTATCCTTTTATAATATAGCTCCCCCTGCTAGTGGTTTTTTCCCCTCTTTTTTCTCATAGTACTAGTAGtggttttttcttttcctttcatTTTGTACTTTTTTCTTGAGTatttctaatatttgttgtaCTCTTTTGATTTCCAATATTCCTAATATATCTAATATATTTTgtcctaaaaaaataatataataattattttgatgaaactttttcatacttttttttggttagaaaaaagttaaatattgtACAGGTGGCACAGTAGTTTTAGTGACACTACTTAACGGTTTTTGGAAAAAATTGATGCAAAGGACCAAAATAATTAACAGAGCTGTTTTTAAGGGatcaatccggacctttttttcttttaaggaccattgtgaaatctaaaatatctttaagggaccatttaattaattaagcctaatatacaagtcctttaagtttttagGTAATAAttagattttaagtttttaatttagacttaattgcacatttgatctcttatctttattttaggtttcaagttggtcccttatcttttaaaagtttcaaattggtcccttatcttttcttccATTTAATAAGTTAGTTCCTCCCGTCAAATTTTTGACTGACGCCGTTAGATGTGGACACGTGGCAAACGGAATACGAAATTTGACTTATAGCAACAACATATATTCGTAGGTAAAAGTCAGCCAAAAATTTGACGGGAGGAACTAACTTATTAAACGGAAGAAAAAATAAGGGatcaatttaaaacttttaaaagataatggaccaacttgaaacctaaaataaaaataaggaaccAAATGTTCAATTAAACCTTTAATTTATTACACTATCATCATTTAAAGTATTCTCCGTTATAAAATGTTGAAGTAACTTGATGAGGTGGTAATGAACACTATATTTTAACTTCCAAATAGCAAGAAGGAGTTCAATATCACCTCACTAAGCTAACAATCATGTCAACGCTTTTATAACGGAGGCCGCAAGCataataatgaataaattaaaaatttaaagacttatttattatctaacaaaTTTAAATGATTCATTTGTTCCTTAAAACATTTAAAGACTTTTCTATTAGAaaccaaaatttaaataatcCTCGAATGTATTGTccttattattatattttagtactactagtcccacacccgtgcgatgcacgggtgttatgcggtattttatattataatgttgaaaaatcattcgtataaattgaaacaataaatattatgaaaattataataataacatcaataaaaacaaaataataataataataataataataataataataaagtgatgttccttaaaaaaaatataataaagtgatgtaaatataagatagatattaaagatgtgtttatacatttcgaaaagattacgatggatcctattgcatctaccaaaataagttggtaatccataaattgtcatgtcactatgaaaacggtttatggtcatactcatacactgtggttagattagtggttgcacaactatctaggaattatatatatatcgatgcttatacatttaaaaaacttatttatacatcagatttgaagttactttggtatcttcttcattaacattgattagcaatatctttaactcattcttcaaaataactatggaaatgacaacatataattgaccatgaaaaacaatcgatgttgaaacataagtttttatttatattataaatctcattggaggattctgagttggataaactactttattatctcttacaaaaaaactactgtattatcgaatttgacatttatattaatttgaaacttattggagcaaaaataaaccaacttaactcatactcaaatatcgaatatgataaaaatcatacaggacataacaaccattagtaaactttattttatctattttttttactaacattagaaagtagtcctgacaattgaccaactccttatatttacaaagattggacaaaagattattagcaaaaacattaacctttttgaaaaaaaaacaataaaatacaaaaaataataaaatgaacaaacaaatgtaaatgaataataacccaaaataataataataataataataataataataataattacaattagtaccccacattaaatgaatgtaagtggatgatatggctaaatgaaaagttttcattggtttgtggattagggtttagatagacaattccacaactatctaggatttatatatatagattgagtgtatattaaaaagtcataagtttataaatgtagaatatgaaaagtatagagatgaaataataaaataataataaataataataataataataataataataataataataataataataataataataataataataataataataatataagtagaaatgatgtggcattgtagagtgatttatttggatttaaatggatgatgtggctaaatgaaataatttgattggtctaagtggattagggttaggagaactatttaggaattttatatatatatattgtttgttcTCGTTGTCGTTGCTATCGTTTTGCGGTTCCTTTCAAAGATAGGCAATATATATGTAAATGTAGTATGAATTATCCAAGCTTTATAACTTGTGTTATTTGTTTGTTCTCGCCAATTCTATGTCATCTACGTCACAAAATCTTAAGGGTTGAAAAATAGAAGCCAGATAAGCCTACTTAATTAACAAAATAGCTAAAGTCCATGaaatctttttgtttttgctcaacaaaaaaaaatgttgattgtAAATTCATAATTTCATAATAATCCTACTCggatttttttgcttataaccCGTTCACATTACATTCTTTTTAAGATGACTCTAatattcaatttcttttttaacggcaaatatattattgtttAATATCAGTATattaaagtaaaaaatcttttatgttttatgtattTCGTTGCACGGGTTGTTGGTACGTGAATTTGTCTGTGTAGGCGGTCCATTTATTCATCATATCTTACCGTTGCAAATTTTcactcaacatttttttttgttatgctGGTTTCAAAGTTTGGGACTATTTACTACAGTTTTGACTGGTTTGACCGAGTCAGGTCTTTGTCCCTTAATATTTTGTACGTGAAATAGTAACATTCTTTTTGGAGCGCAGAAAAAATCTGAAAATCATATTACATATAGACCGAGGTTCAAACCTCGataccctacatatataatataatgtactgagctaagctcacgggactaGATGCCAGAATGTTAACCTCCTTTTAATCCTTCCTAGACACGTCTATTATTATTGACTTGAaaattttcttaaaacaaatCCATTTCAGATTAGCCTGTGTCCTTGAGTGCTAATTACTTTTAAAAGCAAATAAAAGTTTTCAACGCGTTTTGGGCTATGGCATGTTCTGGGGGGAAGTTATCCCTCTAagcaatttttatataattagtattagtatgatatgaatatgatatgatgaaGTATGGACAAATTAGTGTCACGGGCATGGTTTAACCAAAATGGGATCCACCAGTACTTTcttaagtttaattaatcagCTTGCAAACATCTGGCTGAAGATCTTGATCTTAAAATAATTTGTGTGAACGCAATGTAcacaattaattataaaattaagatgGTCTTTGTTTTCTGCCAAAGAAACAAGATTGTCATTggtaccaaaaagaaaaagattgtcTATATTTAGTCATTTAATTCATTCAATTAAATTATAAGTTTAGTggataaatattaattattgaataaatttatCTCATCATGAATTCATAGTGCTTAAAGAATCTCTCAAAATAactaaaatctttttttttttatatgaatcggTTAAAGATAAACtctaaatcaaataaataagagGTTTAAGTATATACTACATACTACTCCCTCAATATCACAATATACGTGGCTTTGacacttttacacatattaagaaagataattaatgatgtatgaaaaagagagattatgagttgatttacaaaattgtccttcatttatggtatgaaaaaaataatttgaagaattgaaagaagatagagtaataaatagttaaggagataataggaaaaataacattaaatgtttcgttggtaatataaagcgacatatattgtggtacaattttttttccaaagtaacatatattgtggtacgaagggagtagtaatatatatatgtcttatatattataagcttgtatacacaagtgATAGACGATTTGCAAGTATACAAATGTCGACAAGTAGTATTTAAGATATCGCGTCCACGAGGATTGTTGTTTAACTTTGAACCAAAACAATTAAACCAAtgcataaaagaaaataaaagaataattgGGGAGATTTGTTCATAAGAATTTGTTGAAAACGAATATTGGACTTTTATCGAACGGTTGACGGGCGATTGGA from Trifolium pratense cultivar HEN17-A07 linkage group LG5, ARS_RC_1.1, whole genome shotgun sequence encodes:
- the LOC123884599 gene encoding lipid transfer protein EARLI 1-like; the protein is MASKTCSTLAIFLTINLLFFSLVSACGYQCNPTPNPSPKPKPNPNPNPTPSSGSCPRDALKLGVCANVLNGLLNITLGHPPVTPCCSLLNGLVDLEAAACLCTALKANILGINLNLPISLSLLLNVCSRKVPRDFQCAY